Genomic segment of Candoia aspera isolate rCanAsp1 chromosome 2, rCanAsp1.hap2, whole genome shotgun sequence:
CCTTGCATTTTCTTGGAATGGGCTGTAAAATATGATCCACTCAGTTACTTTACCAAAGCTGGCTCCCAAGGCTCTTGATCAGGAGTATGAAACTTCTGTTAGCTCAAGCATCATTATTGGGATTTGACCTGCATGTCAATGGATGGGGCCAGGACCCCAAATGGACCTAAGATTTGGGAACACTGCCTTTTTAAGTGGAGAAAATGGTGCCGTAGGCATCAGCCATTTTGCTACTTAAAATCAACCTCAGCCCCCCCAAAACCCCcagacttgactttttttttttttaccatttccaGTGGGGACGGGGATCTGGGGTCCAGAAAAGAATGCAGGCAAATTGAATGTACCTCTCTATTACTGGCACCTCTGCTCTAGACAAAACTTGTTTTATTCCCATTCTTTTCTCTCCTCCATATCTTTCATCTCTCTGACAGAATTTGATTTGGAAGCGTTCCCCTTTCTTAAGGTCTCCAGAAGCAGATAATATACTCACAAGTCCTATAATTTGTCTATTTTCCCTGGTAGTCATCATTCCTATAAACAATGGTTGAACCTGAGATTCCTAATTCTGAACCTTCTGCCTTACTTCTGTTGCAGCATTACCCAGTGCTCTACAGCTACCCTATTTTTGTCTATCACCTACTTCTTTGTAGTCAATAGCTTTTTTTTCCAATGCAGTAATCTCCAATATGCAGTCTCAATTGCTTTATGGCTCATACTTGATAGCCAACACAAGTAAACTAATTTAAATTCTACATAATAGGTGGTGACTTTTTCAAGTGAGGCAGTGTGCTGCATGGttgggcttccccccccccccttaccaGCATAAATGCTAAAAGAGAAAGTTTGCATTTgtatggaaaagaaaattatccaaaTGCTTGAACAAGTCAGTCCATATGAATGTTTTAACACATAATAATAGCTGCCAAGCACAGCATTTAGGTAAGGGAAACAGAATGTAACACCATGCTTGGATCCCCTGGTGATTCATGTATTTCTCCATATGGCTGTATTCCTATTTCTGGTTTAGCACCATTGCATGGATATGCCTCCCTAATATTACTTCTACAACGTAttccaaataaaatattcattacaCTTATccaatcatctctctctctgggtatgtaaaatatagaatattttatcttttgctgAAGGGTTTGGATTTTAAGACCCATCTGCATAAAAAACTATTCCAGTCTCAATTCATACCAAGGCAAAATGATGAGAGAGAGTTCTTTCATCTCTGACCTATATATAAGACAGAACACTCTGATATTTCTTCTGTGCACAGGAGAATGCAAGCTGGCTTTTACTGTCATGCCTTCATCCAAGCAGATATAGAAGTTTGCATTCTGAAAAAGCTCAATCAGACATCTTTATGTTACACCCTTTCCAATTTTTTCTTGCCTCCTTCCAGATGTTCCCACATCATCATTTACCTCTCCTAAGCTTCCCCAGTCATGATGAACTGATATCAATTTAATGGTGTCATGTATATATCATTTTTGGCATTCATGATTTTTGGCAGAAATTATTGATGAAATTATGAACAAACATTCCCTCAACCCTTTATATTGACTCACtggtttattttttccttttgtagaaGTTGCTGAATTTCCCTTGCTATCTGTGGCTTTTCTTCCTAATGAGGTAAAGGGTGATGAGGTCTTGATTAAACTTGAAGActgataattattattattgttctgaTTGCCACTCAGAGTCTCCATTATGGATCGAAATGTTCCGAATGGACGTTTCTGCTGGTCCCCAGTCTCAGCAGTAGGTATTGGCCGTGGAAGAGTTTTATTCTGCTCTTTGTCCTTCTCCCCATTTAAACCAATCTCTGTTTGCTCTATCTGTACCACAGGCTCCTCAAATGTCACTCTGAGCTTTGAATTCTGAGCAGTCCTGCGCTTTGAAGATGGAGATTTGAGGGCACTCTTGGGACTTGTGGCAACTTTGGGAGCAATCATGGTATCGGGACTGGATTGACAGGGGTCTCCCCCAGCCTGGCTTTGAGGCATAGTTCCAATCTGATAGTGGGATTCATTATCAGGATCACTACTTTCAGAAGTGGGAGAAGGGCTGTGACCATCCATTGATTTCGAGGTTTTAATTCCAAAAGGAAACCGGCGTCCCGATGCCAAAGCATGTTTCTTAATCATGAGATGCAAATTCTCAGTGCTTTCAGTGTTTTCCACTATAGGCCGTGGCCTGGGCTTATCAATTCTTTTCACAGGTGTGTTCTTCTGGTCTTCCGAATTATTTGAATCTGTGTCAGATTCACTGAGGGACTTCTGCATTAGGTGCTTCAGTCTTGCtaatttcagttcctttttctccAGTGGAACCTTCTTTATATTCTTGGAAGCCTGAACATCCTGAAATTCTAAGGACAGCTTTTCCTGCATACAGACATTCTCAGAGATTTCTTTCCCCAGCAGCTGGCGCAGGATTTTATCAGAATCCTCCTCTTTCATCTTGGGCCGATTGGGGTGGTGTATTCCTGCACTGCCAAGAATCTGAATCCCATCATGGGTGTTCAGTTTACTTTTTGGTGGAGTCACGTCATCTGTATCAGATGGTTTCCACTGAGGTTTGCCAGAAATGGGTGATGATGGTGAACttcaatgaagaaagaaaaaaaattagtacACAAGACCACAATCAAAATTATACAGACACAACATGGATGTTTCCATCacattttctccccctttcccatgcattctattgccttctttttTGACCTCATCCACCTGGAATATATTATGGACTTGCACTTCTATGCTACAGTTAAGCAAGTAAGTCTATTTGCAAACTAGGATCTATTATTTCCATTCTTTGCTAATCTCCACAGAAGGATTTTCTATTAAACATTTACTTTAGATCTTGATAGAATAGGTGTGTGTTAAAACCGAATATTACACTTTATTATAATCAGCATATGTTTTGActtcatgagaaaaaaaatggtgataaTCAACCCTAATACTAACATCACCACCAGCAAAAACATTGTCTATGCCTCAGAATTTACAATTCTGTTGATAGTCCCTATGTTAACACTGGAAAAGACATTGGGAAGGAGTAGAGGAGCAGGCTATCTATAATATATTCTTCTCTACATTATTTTCAAATTGAATATGAGTAGAGGAGTATAGCTCACTTCCACTCAGCTGCCATTTTTACTCATCAGAATGCCTCTGAATGTTCTGAGAAAGTCTGGATGAAGAGGTTAACCACTGATCTGAAGCACCCTTCTCCATCTTGGGTACCTCCAGATGTGCAgaccaactctcagaattcttagcaatggccagaACTGGCTAGAGTTCACACCTCTGGAGGGGACCTATGTTGGAGAAAGCTTCCAGGTGAGGTTCTGTGGCATACTAGATGTCTCCAAGGTAGTGAAGACAGTGCAGTGAACTGAACAGTGGCCAGTGGTGATTTCTGGCTGGTGAAAGTCTTTCTAGATAACGGAAAGAATGAAAGATTGTCCACCTGcactccggacagctgctccttggaGGAGACTGTGGGATAGAAGTCTTGCTGTCTTCTCATTAGAGTGGCTGAGGGTCACAGGAGAAACAGCTTGCTCACTCTAGCCATGGAgatttttaaaggacactaagcaCAACCAATCCtgactttcttaatcactttggaagaATTTACAGTTGAAAAGAGGTCTTTGAAAACAGTGGGACAAAGAAAACTTCTGGTGAGTCAGCCTTCCTTCCAAATTACGGAAAGTAAAATAAAGAGGGAAATAATACTTTGAAAAGacttaaaacaacagcaaagagcTTAATCAAGGTTTtgactaagaaagttataaatggataaaGGGAACAGTATTAATTGAAAGATAAAGATTTTGGTGAAAGTGTTTTTGGCATTACATGGAATTAATGAAATAAACACAGCAGACCTTCCTGGGAATGTTGATTTTTGACATTAAACGGAAAAGATAATTGGTGGAAGTTACAAAATAAGATAAGTTTAATATGAGATGGACTGTGTCATTAAAACTATGGAAAGACAGAATGGACTAAAGCCTTAATGGTATAAAGAAagtgaacaaggaaaaaaaagagagaagcctGCCTTTTACCTTCAGCTTTGTAACtgatttacttttacttttgaaTTATAAGTTAAAAAATGGCAACTCCAGAAAAGCTGCAAAGCAGGGTGAAGGAAGAAGAGGTTTGTTAGAGCAACCAACAGAAAAGGGCAATTACTCCAGAAATATTACAAAAGTTGTTTGAAGAGATGGGAAAGCTGGTATCTGAATCTGTCAAATCTGTTAAAAGTGAGTTGGTTGCGTTTgaagagagaatggaaaaaaggtttgtaaagatgaaagaggagatgaaagaagaagtcactccccctccccccccccaaaagaagaaGAATCTATAGGGCACCTTACAGgagaaattaaacaaattaatgacaaagtgaaaatttTAGAAagtgaaacagaaataataaacagagagaaGGACTTAGACAATCTGACAttactggaattgagagaaaaagaattctgccTGAGACTTAGAGCAGTTCCAGGGGATCCTGGAGAAGACAGCAGAGAAAAGGTTGTCTGGTCTTTAACAAACTTTCTGGAATGGGATGAAGGTGATAtagaggcagaagctgatcaaGTTTATAGAATCAATACATGATTCACAAAAATAAGAAATGTACCAAGGGATATGCACTTTGTCAGAAAGAAGACCAGAGATcaggttttgcagcagcattttacttCCAGATTAAAGATTAACAATGCAAATGTGATTGTACTTAAAGAAATTTCAATTAGAATACTACGCAAACAgaaaattgtatttctttttgaCTAACAAAGTTAAACAGAAAAGGATACCATATTGATGAGACAAATTGGAAGGAGTGATCTTCACTTTGAAACAACAGAGATTCAGATTGAACTCAGTCCAAACAGCAAGAGAATTTTTAGAAAAGTTTAAAGGGGAACTGGAAGAAATGTAAATGTAGATGACAAAAGGCCCCAGCACTCTGGACTCTGAAACAGCTACAACAATAAACTGAGGGGGGACTTGGGAATTATTATAGAAGAACCAAAAGATTGTTTGGGATGACCCAGGGAAGTTGATGGCAACCATATATTATGGGAGGAAGAAGTAAAAGATTGAAGCTAGAATGTATGGAGAACAAGTGAGTGAGTGAATCAAGGGAGAGGAAATGACTATTAGAAAGAGGTTATCTCTGTGGATTTAGATATAATTGAGCAGCCTGGGACCTTCTCAAAGCTTCACCCATGCCACAGATACATGAAATTGGAGAAATTACTGCCCTCTTCTCAAcagttttcctttttatattatgGATTTCTATAGAAGTAAAGAAAAGTCATCATAGTTTTGCATTCTACACATCAGAATCTTTTCTGTTTTGCAATCAATATGAATTTCCATCATATGACATTTTCTGTTACATTCGTTATAACCCAAATTACTGAAATTTTAGCTGAAGCATGACTTCTCTGTAATTATGAGAAATTTCAGTTCAGAAACTGAATCCTACTTTTATAAGCCTAGTTACCTTGAGGATGTTGGCTGTGATTTGCCCTCTGCCCTCTGAGTTTCTAGAAGCTCCTGGAGTTGGTTCTGTAAACCCACACGCTCTACCGTCTGCCTATAAGAAATATTAAATTGTTAGACTATTTTATTCCTAAAAGAAAAAGGTGTCCATCGATGTACTAAAGGAGATGCAATTGTTTTCAGTAAACATCCCTTTAAAACAGCCCCTGTTAATTTATAATTTAAGGGCTGCACTCACAGAATGCATACAAATGTCAACATGTACAAAGGAGGACTCTGTTCTGCAAATTGCTTCTAATCCCTGTGACAAGACTCTGATCACTCTATTATACCTTCTGAAAGTTGCCTGCATTATATACATTATTTACTCCTAGCAGTGATGTTGGTGTCAGCTGCAGGGTTAGAATTTTAAGGAGCAGATTCCTGGGGCTTTGGAATTTACAACAAGGAATTTATCTGTGTCCAATTAAAACCAAAGTCACTGAAATTTGGAACTACTTCCCTCTAACTTTCCTACCAGTGACTTgagagaaaagtattttttaattttttttacttataCCTGTCCTGCGTCCACTTAATGTAGTTTTGATAGATGTACACAGAATGGTGCAGCTAATTCTTTACCGACTTCTCAGAACTACAGATCTTCCAAAGTAGTTTACAATGTAAAATATACAATTCGGAATGTCCGAAGTTCATAAAATCTTAATGTGATATTAAATAAACTTAACAATGAACTAATAATGGAAGCAACGTATAAGAATGAAAAGCTTGCAATTAAAACTTCTAAAAAGTAAATTTGTGAAATGTATGCCTCTATTTCCCTCATGGTACAGGGTCATTTAGTAGAGAGCAAGTACAGTTATTCCGCATTCATCTGGAAGGATgcttacaaatacaaaatgaGAGTGAAGTGAGGCCAGGGCTTATCAGTCAAAACTAAAGAAACAAAGCGGTACACTTTATACTAAAGAACAAGTTTATAGAGTTGCTAGCAACACGGAAGTACTAGTGATATCTAGAATTTTCTGCCTCTTAGATTACAGCCACTTCCATCTTTAAAATTAAGTGGTTGAGTAGCATGTACTAGAATATATATGTGATTTTAAAACGTAGCCCTTCTTATTTTAGCTTTCATTAACAATGTTTAAAAGAGACATTCAGAACTTCAAGAATAATTATGAACATGTAATTTTATTCTGAGAGTAAGAATAATAATGGTTCACATTTAGTGACGATGAGATCTCATCTGAGGAGGCCAAACAGGGTACCCAATTTGAATTAACCACATAACTGTCTGCATGACATTTAAATAAAACCCTTTCACTGCTCATCCGCTTGGTGAAACCTCTGTGGCAGCGTCCCCAGACTTTTCTGATCAGCCATAATAGTTTCCTTATAAGATTGCAAGATTGCACGGAGCGAGATTGCATGGAGGAGAGAGTTTCTATCAGAAACCAGCCCTGACTGGCTGATCCATGCCATGTGACATCAAGACATTATCTGCATTCTGCCATTGTTTTGCAGATCTGAAAAAAACCCTATTACTttcacttttattattattttatactatCAAAAAGCACCATGCTCAAATATCGGATTGGTGGGAATATGCCTTGAAAGGTATTAAAAGAAACAGACACAAAATTAAGGGAAACCACTCATCAGTATTGCTTTTTTCTGATACGATTTATGTTTAATAAAAGTGCAAGCTTCCTATATAAATCCTTGCTCAAAAATTCCTTTTTCAGTAAATGGCAACTATCCCAAGTATTAAAACTGATACTATAATCCTAAAAAGACATTCTTTCGCTGTCAGCTATACAATAATCTGAATAACTcatctttctttctatatttaaaCAAGTACTTTACTGCCAGGAAACCTTTtaattttcccctttccctctactgttaaaaaaaaagacttaaactGTAATAATTTAATTGCATAACattatgtaagtgtgtgtgtgtgcgtctctctctctctctctctctccataaattagacttttcttttgttttttagtaAACTGAATGTGGATTTTTATCATAAATGTGAATTTAGGTTATTTTATTGTCTTAGACATTGTCTTGAAAGCCCATTCTTAATGGGATAATTTCAGGTAAACACTTTTAGATAATATTTCTTCAGTtatttacagataataaaataaaataaaataaaatgctagcaTCTGAAGATTATTGTCATATGATGCCATGTTTTCAGAAGTTAAGAAAGAAATAGTAGCAATAACACAATAAACACTACAAAATGGAGTGTTTAAGTAACTGGCATATGCCATGGCTacacaaaaaagtaaaatatatttcaaatgacTCAACTGAAACATCCCCAAACATAGTAATTACTTTTCCTCTAATTATGATAAGCACATCCTTCAGCAActcctttaaaaagcaaaactgtATATGATTTTTTATATAGAAGGCTTAAGAGAAACTCACACGGACTACTTTAGTAGTCCTTCAACTACCAAGGGTGCTTTTTTGTGActtttccatctctctttctcatctTATGAAGCTATAAAACTTACAACAATAATGGGAACTAAATACATTTCTTTGTGATAACTGTTCCAGTCACCACTGGGACCAACACTGGTGACAGCTTTCTACATGGAGAGATTCCCTTTCAAAGAAAGGGACGTTGAACAGagtacagaaaaggagtaaaaataagccaaagaaattaaagtcatGAGGTGAGAAAGGGGAACATAGCTAAATCTAGTCCATACCAACACTGTTTACTGTTTCTCCCCATACTTTTCCAAGCTTGCAATCATTCTTGCTTCTATTACACTGTACACCAGTTCTTTCCTTgcctttttgttgctgttctttaaaattctcacctctttctttttcaggatctcatcaactccatccaacatAACTTGCTCAATCTCTCCcctcctcttgacccattcactcagGCATTTCTCAACAACTTGCTGAATGAGCAAAAATCTGCATACTTCCTGCTGGcataaagctatagtatatttCTCAGATTTTGCTCATTATCACCTCTTGTactctttcagtcagaattccgcCTAACATCctcccaggcacacttaacaaactcATCCCTTTGTAGTTATTACAGTCACTCTTGCTACAGGGGAATAATAAaagcattcttccaatcatcagacACAGATGCAGTCTTTCCACACATGTTAAGTAAGttgcaaaccacatccatattttaacatttctacaGTTATACTATCTCTACCTGCAGCTTTACATCtgtcaacattctcacagcatttctGACTCTTCATTAACCTTTTCTTGAACACTGACATTTCTAACATTTGTTTCAATTATACTCTTCACCATATAACtctcattcccatacaaatctctaaaatattccttccaacattccctcacttcagtttcatcccaaataatttcatcaccaTTTTTAATCCCATTCATTTAGCTCAGGTCTCTTTGTTTAGCTCTTTTCATCCACTTCCCaaaattgttttgcattttgaGGAAAAGTTGTGTCAGCTTTTGAGGTCTAAGTCTCCATTCTCTTAGTAGGTTTTGTTTATGTTAGGTGAgaaagaagcaataaaaatatttgcaattGTTACAATAAGAAGAGAAAAGCTTTTTTCCAGACTTGTAAAACTATTCAGGGGAGATGAAGATAGATTCCTGGTGACATGGCAtcccatttttaatgtttaaacaaCTTTGCAATCTGCTGAGAGATCTCCAGTTCCTAGGTAGACCAAAAGTATTAACATTACTGTCAAGAcattcagttttatttaatttttaaatttttaatttaattcattctctctctctttttttccttcccccttccagCAGATTTTTACCATTTTTGCCATACAAGTTGCTTAATGTTGAATGATATCCTGTGAGGGGCCACGATCGGACATAATCCATTCAGTTATATGTGTTAATTGGTGATCTGATCTCTTTGATGAAAAGGGGACAAATATTCATTTATAAAGAAAGAATGACATATAATTTATGAGGAGTTATTTAGTACAGGGGTGGGAATTTGGTATTCTTGGGAACAAGCAGTAGTAATGAACTTGCTAGAGGTTGGACCCTTGGCTTGATCAAACAGGACTCTCTATTTTCTTTAGGTAATCTGTCTACTAGAATGTgcacagacatacagtatatgaagcaTGCTAACTTTCTTGCACCTCCTGTAAACAGTTTGGAAATTGACAGCTTCTGCCCACCATGCATTCAGCCACTAGACTGCTACATTCTATGTTAccgttttttttctctcccataaAACCCTGGCTAATGTTTACCTTTGAAATAGAAAATTTCCAGAACagctatatttttccttttcccagtTCAAAGCCATGTGATACTGCCAGAGCGTGTATAAAAATGCAGCCACCTCATTACTGCTTTCACTTTCAGAATGATTTGCTTAAAATGTGGAACAAAACTGACAGCACAAGTCCAGCTGTGGTATATTTAAGTGGATAATTTCCTGGCTCAAAGGACATAGTTTATTAACTCACTCCTCAGTTGTAGAGCTTTTGAAATGACAAATTTAGAGCCAGAAAGCATCCACATGATTTCAACCACATGTAGGCTGAATCTACAGTACTTATAAATGGAAATGCTCATACAGCATAGCAAAGGATCTGGAAAtgacaaaatgtattttaaataggTCAACAGTAAACTAGTTTGTAGAAACTAGATCCATGGAAgatcattccttccttcctcttgcctACACATTTTCTTCTTGTGCTATTTAAAAATCACCCCCACTATCTGTCAGCACTGGCTTGTAACACAAAGTTGCAAGCGTACCTGTTTTGCAGGTTTCTGGATGAATTATTTCCATTTGTTATTTCTGACTATTTTTGGTCTACCTGTTTTTCTCTTCCATTAAGTGAAGGGGAAAAGTCACCTGTAAAATTCAAGTGTTTAATACTCACAACACATGAATTGAATATTCAGTTGTATGTATCATCCCATTTAAGAATCTGCCAAACAGTAAGTTTCAACCATGGATGTTGTCAGGAGGTGGACGAAGAGGGGCAAATGATAAGGCCTGATGGCATACTTATATACTTGCATTGGATGTCATGGTGCAAGTACATAATCATGGCATCATTGCATTGTGTcaccattttggcatcattgtaaTTTGTTAGTATAGTAATCTTCAACTAGATTATACAGAGACAGAACTCAGGAACCAGATTGGCCACTTCTCTGGGATCAACAGTGCTTCGTTCTTTTCCAGCAACAGACTTTGTGCTCGATCAGTCCCACCCGTGAGCGTCAGTTATAGCAGTTTCTTTAGCAGGCCCAACAATGTGAGAAAACTACATGTCAAAAAAGCAGCAAAGCTAGATTTGGAAAGGCAGCCTCAATATTGTCCTTCTTTAATCAAGCAGCAGAGGTGAATCTGCTCTCCAATTCTTATCACCGAGCTAGAGCTGAACAGGAAAGCTTTGAGTAAATTGCAGATTCAGAGGgaatttttttaatttcataagCATGTAAATGTTTTACACCCACATTTCTCTGTATAGATGGTGCAATAGCAAAATGAAAGAGATTGTGATATCTGAAGATAGataaaaattatttatgaaaGAATAGAATTGGAAATAAGAAAGTAAGAATTCTATGTCACAAGTAACAATTTATTGAATGTGTCATTAGTCCAAAAGTCTCACAGTTGAGGAAATTTCCATTTACTTCAACATGCCTTGCTTAGAAGACATTCCAGGAGAACCTGTTCATGGTTTATGCTTATCCAAGGAATGTGTTTTCAGCATGTCCATCAGATGTCCCAAGGTGACATAATCATAAGTAATAAGATATGCAGTTAGCTAAGGACCTCACTGCTTATTGACTGGTGGTACATCTTCAACTCAAGTGTTACATTATCTACCACACAGATATGCATGAACCATAAAGCAGCCTAAATTATATAGAAAATTAATAAACCTCTGTTTTGAGAACAGTTGGAACAACCCAACCAATGAAAGCTTACTCTTTTAGCTGTTTGGTTAACTTCACAACCTGGGATGCCAAAGACATGCATGTCTCCACCACTACCAAGTAACGTGAACACATGGTGTATCCCTGCCGTTCAGCACTTTGGGAAGGTTTTTCTCCAGCATGATTTTGCATAGTCACATTTGCTCCATATTCCACCAGAgtctaaaatacataaatattaagaGCAGCTATTACGTTGAGTGGCACTAGGTTCAGCATATTGATTACAGCAGcctatgtcagccttcccagttTGATTCCCACCAGATGTGTTAGAAATATAACTTCAAGAATTTTAGCTAGCAAAACCAATAGACATTCTGTCTGGGAATTATGAGAGTTGTAATTCCCAACACAAGTTAATGAAACCAGGTTGGGGATGGCTAGCTTATGCGAAGTATTATTGTAAGAAGAGATATGGGAGAGTTAGTTCTCACACTGccagtaaaaaacaaaataagaacacATTTCACGGTTTCAAAAACACTGAGGAAAACAAGGCCAGCTCCCGCCAAAGAGGAGGCCAAGTAGTCAGTTACACAGGGAGGgaacaaaaacaaagcacaagAGCATTTGACCTGTTTTTCTATAAATAGAGTTAGTTTCTGAATAACtgaagttgctgaaattcttttggTTATGGTTTCCTAACTTCCTTCAATAAGTATTACTTTTTCTAAATTCTTAGATCTGCTTGTGAGCTTCTAAGTGGTTTCAGTCCTGCTTGATT
This window contains:
- the SNCAIP gene encoding synphilin-1 isoform X3 codes for the protein MEAPEYLDLDEIDFSDDISYSVTSLKTIPELRRKCDSQNEDRTVSSTNWSAGVSTLLGNAQKPTGIADMYSKFRPVKRVSPLKHQPESSENNESDDQKNQKVEYKKGNDSPYMAQNGDQTPENKHDKLNSSVNWNSSGNSEERNEDVKKTKSILNIVKEGQISLLPHLAADNLDKIHDENGNNLLHVAASKGHAECLQHLTSLMGEDCLNERNNDQLTPAGLAIKNGQLECVRWMVSETEAIAELSCSKDHPSLIHYAGCYGQEKILLWLLQFMQEQGISLDEVNQDGNSAVHVAAQHGYLGCIQTLVEYGANVTMQNHAGEKPSQSAERQGYTMCSRYLVVVETCMSLASQVVKLTKQLKEQTVERVGLQNQLQELLETQRAEGKSQPTSSSSPSSPISGKPQWKPSDTDDVTPPKSKLNTHDGIQILGSAGIHHPNRPKMKEEDSDKILRQLLGKEISENVCMQEKLSLEFQDVQASKNIKKVPLEKKELKLARLKHLMQKSLSESDTDSNNSEDQKNTPVKRIDKPRPRPIVENTESTENLHLMIKKHALASGRRFPFGIKTSKSMDGHSPSPTSESSDPDNESHYQIGTMPQSQAGGDPCQSSPDTMIAPKVATSPKSALKSPSSKRRTAQNSKLRVTFEEPVVQIEQTEIGLNGEKDKEQNKTLPRPIPTAETGDQQKRPFGTFRSIMETLSGNQNNNNNYQSSSLIKTSSPFTSLGRKATDSKGNSATSTKGKNKPALCSSYISFSTSMLIGDCLSNNAWHNSYSKKPQSFYSKNCFEEPELQELFL